Genomic DNA from Pseudomonas sp. CCC3.1:
CGATGCGATGTTGTCGGCTTGGTTGCCAGTGACTCACGGCGAATACTGGGCCAAGAACAAAGACAAAGTGGTTGATTACGGGCCCAACTTTAAAGACGCAAAAATTGGTTTGATCGTGCCGGAGTATGTGGCGGCGAAATCGATTGCCGATTTGAAAGACGATAAAGGCTTTAAAAATAAAATAGTCGGGATTGATGCCGGTTCAGGCGTGATGTTGAAAGCGGATGAGGCTATTAAGGACTACGGCCTGGATTACAAGTTGCAGGCGAGTTCCGGGGCTGCGATGACGTCTGAACTTGGACGTGCTTATGCTAAAAATGAACCCATTGTGGTCACTGGGTGGGTGCCGCACTGGATGTTCGCCAAGTGGAAGTTGCGCTTCCTGGATGACCCTAAGGGTGTATTTGGAGCCGCAGAAACGGTTAATAGCATCGGCAGTGAGGAATTGAATAAGAAAGCGCCTGAAGTGGCTGCCTTCTTGAAGCATTTTTCTTGGGCTTCAAAAGACGAAATTGGTGAAGTCATGCTGGCTATTCAAGAGGGCGCGAAGCCCGAAGCCGCCGCTAAGGATTGGGTTGCCAAACACCCTGAGCGTGTCGCCGAGTGGACCGCTAAATAATCGCGACGTGTCTAGCTCGCAGCACACAGAACCGCCTGGTTTTTTTGACAGGCGGTTTTTCTGTTTTTGGCACTGGCGCAATGATGTCATCGTCCGCGCAGACTAGATAATACGCGGGCTGCAGAGGGGTCTGGGTTCTACTACTAAAGTCGTCTGGCTTAGATTTTCAAGCCCCCTAATAGTGAAACCGTTCCATCTCATCTGTGCTGCGAGGACAAAAATAATGAACGACAGCATCTACCTCTCGATTCAAAACAGCCCGCGTTTTAAGGAGCTGGTCAAAAAAAGAGAACGATTCGCCTGGATTCTCTCGGCAATCATGCTCGGGTTATATGCCGCCTTTATCCTGTTAATTGCTTATGGGTCGCACATCATGGGGGCTAAGTTAAGCCCGACTTCGTCTATTACCTGGGGTATTCCGATCGGTGTGGGGCTGATTCTTTCGGCCTTTGTTCTGACCGGTATCTATGTACGTCGGGCCAATGGCGAGTTTGATGAGCTGAACAATGCGATTCTCAAGGAGGCGGGGCAATGATCGGGCGTCTATTGGCAACACTGGGCATTGCTGCCTTTGCACCGGCGGTCTGGGCGGCTGATGCCCTGACTGGTGAAGTGCAAAAACAACCGCTTAATATCTCGGCGATCATCATGTTCGTCGTGTTTGTAGGCGCGACCCTCTGCATCACTTACTGGGCATCAAAGCGTAATAAGTCGGCGGCGGACTACTATGCAGCGGGCGGCAAGATCACTGGCTTTCAGAATGGCCTGGCGATTGCCGGCGACTATATGTCTGCCGCGTCCTTCTTGGGTATTTCCGCGCTGGTTTACACCTCTGGCTACGATGGCCTGATCTATTCGATCGGCTTCCTGGTGGGCTGGCCGATCATCTTGTTCCTGATCGCAGAGCGTCTGCGTAATCTGGGCAAGTACACCTTTGCTGACGTCGCCTCATACCGCTTGGGTCAAACCCAGATCCGCTCGCTGTCTGCCTGCGGTTCGCTGGTGGTGGTGGCGTTTTACCTGATCGCGCAAATGGTAGGCGCGGGCAAGCTCATTCAGTTGCTGTTCGGTCTGGATTACCACGTTGCGGTGATTTTGGTGGGCATCCTGATGTGCCTGTACGTGTTGTTCGGCGGCATGCTGGCAACCACATGGGTGCAGATCATCAAGGCCGTGTTGTTGCTGTCCGGCGCGACGTTCATGGCTGTGATGGTCATGAAACACGTGAACTTTGATTTCAACTCGCTGTTTGCCGAAGCGGTCAAAATTCACCCTAAAGGTGAAGCGATCATGAGCCCTGGCGGTTTGGTGAAGGATCCGATTTCGGCATTCTCCCTAGGCTTGGCGTTGATGTTTGGTACTGCTGGCCTGCCGCACATTCTGATGCGCTTCTTCACCGTGAGTGATGCGAAAGAAGCCCGTAAGAGCGTGTTCTATGCCACTGGCTTTATCGGCTACTTCTACATCCTGACGTTCATCATCGGTTTCGGCGCGATCATTCTGGTGAGCACCAACCCGGACTTCAAAGACGCAGCAGGCGCTTTGCTGGGTGGTAACAACATGGCGGCCGTGCATTTGGCGGACGCGGTGGGCGGCAGTATCTTCCTGGGCTTTATCTCCGCGGTAGCCTTCGCCACGATTCTGGCGGTGGTTGCGGGTCTGACGCTGGCGGGTGCATCGGCGGTTTCTCACGACTTGTATGCCAGTGTGATCAAGAAGGGCAAGGCCAACGACAAAGAAGAAATTCGCGTCTCCAAAATCACCACCGTTGCGCTCGGCGTGCTGGCGATTGGTCTGGGCATTCTGTTTGAAAGCCAAAACATCG
This window encodes:
- a CDS encoding glycine betaine ABC transporter substrate-binding protein — its product is MKMRRLLSAGAALVLAMSAGLASAESKPTLNIGYVDGWSDSVATTFVAAEVIKQKLGYGVKLMPVATGIMWQGVATGKLDAMLSAWLPVTHGEYWAKNKDKVVDYGPNFKDAKIGLIVPEYVAAKSIADLKDDKGFKNKIVGIDAGSGVMLKADEAIKDYGLDYKLQASSGAAMTSELGRAYAKNEPIVVTGWVPHWMFAKWKLRFLDDPKGVFGAAETVNSIGSEELNKKAPEVAAFLKHFSWASKDEIGEVMLAIQEGAKPEAAAKDWVAKHPERVAEWTAK
- a CDS encoding DUF485 domain-containing protein is translated as MNDSIYLSIQNSPRFKELVKKRERFAWILSAIMLGLYAAFILLIAYGSHIMGAKLSPTSSITWGIPIGVGLILSAFVLTGIYVRRANGEFDELNNAILKEAGQ
- a CDS encoding cation acetate symporter codes for the protein MIGRLLATLGIAAFAPAVWAADALTGEVQKQPLNISAIIMFVVFVGATLCITYWASKRNKSAADYYAAGGKITGFQNGLAIAGDYMSAASFLGISALVYTSGYDGLIYSIGFLVGWPIILFLIAERLRNLGKYTFADVASYRLGQTQIRSLSACGSLVVVAFYLIAQMVGAGKLIQLLFGLDYHVAVILVGILMCLYVLFGGMLATTWVQIIKAVLLLSGATFMAVMVMKHVNFDFNSLFAEAVKIHPKGEAIMSPGGLVKDPISAFSLGLALMFGTAGLPHILMRFFTVSDAKEARKSVFYATGFIGYFYILTFIIGFGAIILVSTNPDFKDAAGALLGGNNMAAVHLADAVGGSIFLGFISAVAFATILAVVAGLTLAGASAVSHDLYASVIKKGKANDKEEIRVSKITTVALGVLAIGLGILFESQNIAFMVGLAFSIAASCNFPVLLLSMYWKNLTTRGAMIGGWLGLISAVGLMVLGPTIWVQILHHEKAIFPYEYPALFSMIIAFVGIWFFSITDKSKAAEKERALFFPQFVRSQTGLGASGAVDH